Proteins co-encoded in one Lasioglossum baleicum chromosome 3, iyLasBale1, whole genome shotgun sequence genomic window:
- the LOC143207544 gene encoding uncharacterized protein LOC143207544 translates to MAGDDDAPPNNEILGADGEGQGASARGEPHSRVGGILECDPPGNRNSPSERACNEHDDGSGETVIANDDCNNTAEAVGTTVIADDNGGLCRYAIGTANTAMSFIEVCQIRLQHLFPQLVSSSQRYSLCEDSIELTAECLGNDVIRYLLKEDIYLISRDPVSRSMRHNVHQMLNKHSILFASMVNRLNVMPDTAYEAFMGVADELFLHGGVTWPRIVCLYAFMGRLALWARDRRMHTLRKKLPLYVSRFIGEKVAHFIKGYGGWDQLCIEYPVAEEISGAIWRSLLMTGATLGLVATILTITS, encoded by the exons ATGGCCGGCGACGACGATGCACCACCGAACAATGAGATCCTCGGTGCGGACGGAGAGGGGCAGGGTGCGTCAGCGCGGGGGGAACCGCATTCCAGAGTGGGCGGCATCCTGGAATGCGATCCCCCCGGTAACAGGAATTCGCCGAGCGAGCGAGCCTGCAACGAGCACGACGACGGAAGCGGTGAAACCGTGATTGCCAACGACGATTGTAACAACACCGCCGAAGCCGTTGGAACCACCGTAATTGCCGACGACAACGGCGGCCTGTGCCGATATGCTATCGGCACCGCCAATACCGCTATGTCTTTCATCGAGGTTTGCCAG aTCCGACTGCAGCATCTTTTCCCGCAATTAGTTTCGTCCTCCCAGCGGTACAGCCTCTGCGAGGACTCCATCGAGCTGACAGCGGAATGCCTGGGCAACGACGTGATACGATATCTGCTGAAGGAAGATATTTATCTTATATCACGGGACCCGGTCTCGCGTAGCATGAGACACAACGTGCATCAGATGCTGAACAAACACAGTATCTTATTCGCAAGCATGGTGAACCGTTTGAACGTGATGCCGGACACGGCGTACGAGGCGTTTATGGGAGTCGCGGACGAGCTGTTTTTGCACGGCGGCGTTACATGGCCGAGAATCGTCTGTCTGTACGCGTTTATGGGAAGACTCGCGCTCTGGGCTCGCGATAGGCGAATGCACACCTTGAGGAAAAAATTGCCGCTCTATGTCTCCAGATTTATCGGCGAGAAAGTCGCGCATTTTATCAAAGGATACGGAGGATGG GACCAGCTGTGTATAGAATATCCTGTGGCGGAAGAGATTAGCGGAGCTATATGGAGGAGTCTTCTGATGACTGGTGCAACCCTTGGTTTGGTTGCAACTATTTTAACTATAACTTCCTGA
- the Ari-1 gene encoding E3 ubiquitin-protein ligase ariadne-1 has product MDSEEETYDDVDSGNESSGDDVDFAMEIEAENPRERTTDVDDYPFEVLSTEEIVQHMIDSIKEVNTVVEIPATTTRILLNHFKWDKEKLMERFYDGDQEKLFTEARVINPFRKGPLINRSQSSQSALSTKVMTNGTEECGICFMVQPSAMMTGLECGHRFCTGCWGEYLTTKIMEEGVGQTIACAAHACDILVDDASVMRLVKDSKVKLKYQHLITNSFVECNRLLRWCPSPDCNNAIKVQYIEARPVTCKCGHTFCFHCGENWHDPVKCHLLRKWIKKCDDDSETSNWIAANTKECPKCNVTIEKDGGCNHMVCKNQNCKTDFCWVCLGPWEPHGSSWYNCNRYDEEEAKAARDAQEKKRSALQRYLFYCNRYMNHMQSLKFESKLYASVKEKMEEMQQHNMSWIEVQFLKKAVDILCSCRQTLMYTYVFAYYLRKNNQSVIFEDNQKDLEGTTERLSEYLERDITSENLADIKQKVQDKYRYCDSRRKVLLEHVHEGYEKDWWDYVE; this is encoded by the exons ATGGATTCCGAGGAAGAGACGTACGATGATGTTGATTCTGGTAACGAGTCCAGCGGAGACGATGTGGATTTTGCTATGGAAATCGAAGCTGAGAATCCGAGAGAACGAACAACAGATGTTGACGATTATCCCTTCGAAGTTTTGTCGACGGAAGAGATAGTACAGCACATGATCGATTCTATAAAAGAAGTCAACACAGTTGTCGAA ATACCGGCGACAACAACACGTATTTTGTTAAATCACTTTAAATGGGATAAAGAGAAATTAATGGAACGTTTTTACGACGGAGATCAAGAGAAATTATTTACGGAAGCACGCGTTATCAATCCATTTAGGAAGGGTCCATTAATAAATAGAAGTCAATCGTCCCAGAGTGCTCTG TCGACAAAAGTGATGACAAATGGTACAGAAGAATGCGGAATCTGCTTCATGGTTCAACCATCTGCA ATGATGACTGGGCTTGAATGTGGACATCGTTTTTGTACTGGTTGTTGGGGAGAATATCTTACAACCAAGATTATGGAAGAAGGTGTTGGTCAAACAATTGCTTGCGCAGCACATGCTTGCGACATTTTAGTTGATGATGCCAGCGTTATGAGACTTGTAAAAGACTCTAAAGTCAAGCTGAAATATCAGCATTTAATAACCAATAGTTTTGTTGAA TGTAATAGGCTACTAAGGTGGTGTCCATCTCCAGATTGTAATAATGCTATAAAAGTACAGTACATTGAAGCTAGACCTGTAACTTGTAAATGCGGACATACATTCTGTTTCCATTGCGGCGAGAACTGGCACGATCCAGTGAAATGTCATTTGCTACGTAAATGGATAAAGAAATGCGACGACGATTCGGAAACATCAAATTGGATCGCCGCGAATACAAAAGAATGCCCCAAGTGTAATGTTACTATCGAGAAAGATGGCGGATGTAATCATATGGTGTGCAAAAATCAGAATTGCAAAACTGACTTTTGTTGGGTGTGTCTCGGACCTTGGGAGCCACACGgttccagttggtataattGTAATCGTTACGACGAGGAGGAAGCGAAAGCTGCCAGAGATGCTCAAGAGAAAAAAAGATCTGCCCTGCAACGATACTTATTTTATTGTAATAGATACATGAATCATATGCAGTCACTGAAATTTGAAAGTAAACTTTACGCGAGTGTGAAAgagaaaatggaagaaatgCAACAGCACAATATGTCCTGGATCGAG GTACAATTCCTGAAGAAAGCTGTAGATATTTTGTGTTCCTGTCGACAGACTCTTATGTATACTTACGTTTTCGCTTACTATTTGAGAAAAAATAACCAGTCTGTGATTTTCGAAGACAACCAGAAAGATCTAGAGGGAACGACAGAAcggctctcggaatatctggaaaGAGATATTACAAGTGAAAACCTTGCTGACATTAAACAAAAAGTTCAAGATAAATATAG ATACTGCGATAGTCGGAGGAAAGTGCTTTTAGAACATGTACACGAAGGATACGAAAAGGATTGGTGGGATTATGTGGAATAG
- the Aduk gene encoding unc-51 like kinase 3 homolog Aduk isoform X1, protein MSLPSVSDYSLLEKLGSGSYATVYKAIKKDGCREVVAIKCVDKSSLSKSAIDNLVTEINLLKILNHEHIVEMRDFFWDDGHIYIVMEYCDAGDLSSFIKKRHKLPEKICRGFLQQLALALRYLRNHDVSHMDLKPQNLLLTRKPQLVLKVGDFGLAQYLSNSEQKFAVRGSPLYMAPEILLKRKYDARVDLWSVGVIMYECLFGKAPYSSGSVQELAEKIKDTRPIELPKGCHVSRGCKDLLLSLLKHDPDQRITFDDFFAHDYLDLAHAPTKENYEKAVELIQQAVKMDTEKNSKEAFYLYCEALRYFIPVLTNETELKRKEILRSHVNNYIKRAEILKASCIEGGSDKDKANPSMIQSVASSNERSSLMYPELWTLSKSTTKMLDGLEIGEVAEQYLAEGSYVHALERFQSCLGILVPLLKKEPPGRRRDLLYKQVQLWMKEAESTKGLLATKDIEDSVQRGSYSFEQCIVQ, encoded by the exons ATGAGTTTGCCCAGTGTGAGTGATTATTCTTTGCTAGAAAAACTCGGCTCGGGGAGTTATGCGACCGTCTACAAAGCGATCAAAAAG GATGGATGCCGAGAGGTAGTCGCAATCAAATGTGTAGACAAGTCGTCGCTGTCCAAGTCAGCTATCGATAATCTCGTCACGGAGATCAATCTTCTAAAAATTCTGAACCACGAGCATATCGTAGAGATGAGGGACTTTTTCTGGGACGACGG GCATATATACATCGTAATGGAGTACTGCGACGCCGGCGACTTATCGAGTTTTATAAAGAAGAGGCACAAGCTACCCGAAAAAATTTGCCGGGGGTTTCTGCAACAGCTCGCGCTGGCGCTGAGATATTTACGCAATCACGATGTCTCCCACATGGACCTGAAGCCGCAGAACCTACTCTTAACGAGAAAGCCGCAATTGGTGTTAAAAGTCGGAG ACTTCGGTCTCGCTCAATACCTCTCCAATTCCGAGCAAAAATTCGCCGTTCGAGGCTCCCCCCTTTATATGGCGCCGGAAATATTATTGAAACGGAAGTACGATGCCCGTGTCGACCTCTGGAGTGTCGGCGTGATCATGTATGAGTGCCTTTTCGGCAAAGCACCTTACTCCAGCGGTAGTGTCCAAGAATTGGCAGAGAAAATCAAGGACACTCGACCTATAGAG TTGCCAAAAGGATGCCACGTGTCGCGCGGGTGCAAGGATTTATTGCTGTCCTTGCTTAAACACGATCCTGACCAGAGGATAacgttcgatgatttctttgccCATGACTATTTGGATTTGGCGCACGCGCCGACAAAGGAGAATTACGAGAAGGCAGTGGAGTTGATCCAGCAGGCGGTAAAAATGGACACGGAGAAGAATTCAAAGGAAGCGTTTTATCTTTACTGCGAAGCGCTTAGATACTTCATTCCTGTTTTAACAA ATGAGACTGAACTAAAACGGAAAGAGATTTTAAGGTCACACGTAAATAATTACATTAAGAGGGCTGAAATACTAAAAGCTTCGTGTATCGAGGGTGGTAGCGACAAGGACAAAGCGAACCCCTCGATGATCCAGAGTGTGGCATCCTCGAACGAACGATCATCGTTAATGTATCCTGAACTAT GGACACTTAGCAAAAGTACCACCAAAATGCTAGACGGATTGGAGATAGGAGAAGTGGCCGAACAGTATCTTGCCGAAGGAAGCTACGTGCACGCGTTGGAAAGGTTTCAGTCTTGCTTGGGGATTTTGGTACCGCTGCTAAAGAAGGAGCCACCAGGCCGAAGAAGAGATTTATTGTACAAACAG GTTCAGCTCTGGATGAAAGAAGCTGAAAGCACCAAAGGACTCCTAGCGACGAAAGACATTGAAGACTCCGTCCAGCGTGGTTCCTATTCGTTCGAGCAATGCATAGTACAGTAA
- the Aduk gene encoding unc-51 like kinase 3 homolog Aduk isoform X3: MSLPSVSDYSLLEKLGSGSYATVYKAIKKDGCREVVAIKCVDKSSLSKSAIDNLVTEINLLKILNHEHIVEMRDFFWDDGHIYIVMEYCDAGDLSSFIKKRHKLPEKICRGFLQQLALALRYLRNHDVSHMDLKPQNLLLTRKPQLVLKVGDFGLAQYLSNSEQKFAVRGSPLYMAPEILLKRKYDARVDLWSVGVIMYECLFGKAPYSSGSVQELAEKIKDTRPIELPKGCHVSRGCKDLLLSLLKHDPDQRITFDDFFAHDYLDLAHAPTKENYEKAVELIQQAVKMDTEKNSKEAFYLYCEALRYFIPVLTRTLSKSTTKMLDGLEIGEVAEQYLAEGSYVHALERFQSCLGILVPLLKKEPPGRRRDLLYKQVQLWMKEAESTKGLLATKDIEDSVQRGSYSFEQCIVQ; the protein is encoded by the exons ATGAGTTTGCCCAGTGTGAGTGATTATTCTTTGCTAGAAAAACTCGGCTCGGGGAGTTATGCGACCGTCTACAAAGCGATCAAAAAG GATGGATGCCGAGAGGTAGTCGCAATCAAATGTGTAGACAAGTCGTCGCTGTCCAAGTCAGCTATCGATAATCTCGTCACGGAGATCAATCTTCTAAAAATTCTGAACCACGAGCATATCGTAGAGATGAGGGACTTTTTCTGGGACGACGG GCATATATACATCGTAATGGAGTACTGCGACGCCGGCGACTTATCGAGTTTTATAAAGAAGAGGCACAAGCTACCCGAAAAAATTTGCCGGGGGTTTCTGCAACAGCTCGCGCTGGCGCTGAGATATTTACGCAATCACGATGTCTCCCACATGGACCTGAAGCCGCAGAACCTACTCTTAACGAGAAAGCCGCAATTGGTGTTAAAAGTCGGAG ACTTCGGTCTCGCTCAATACCTCTCCAATTCCGAGCAAAAATTCGCCGTTCGAGGCTCCCCCCTTTATATGGCGCCGGAAATATTATTGAAACGGAAGTACGATGCCCGTGTCGACCTCTGGAGTGTCGGCGTGATCATGTATGAGTGCCTTTTCGGCAAAGCACCTTACTCCAGCGGTAGTGTCCAAGAATTGGCAGAGAAAATCAAGGACACTCGACCTATAGAG TTGCCAAAAGGATGCCACGTGTCGCGCGGGTGCAAGGATTTATTGCTGTCCTTGCTTAAACACGATCCTGACCAGAGGATAacgttcgatgatttctttgccCATGACTATTTGGATTTGGCGCACGCGCCGACAAAGGAGAATTACGAGAAGGCAGTGGAGTTGATCCAGCAGGCGGTAAAAATGGACACGGAGAAGAATTCAAAGGAAGCGTTTTATCTTTACTGCGAAGCGCTTAGATACTTCATTCCTGTTTTAACAA GGACACTTAGCAAAAGTACCACCAAAATGCTAGACGGATTGGAGATAGGAGAAGTGGCCGAACAGTATCTTGCCGAAGGAAGCTACGTGCACGCGTTGGAAAGGTTTCAGTCTTGCTTGGGGATTTTGGTACCGCTGCTAAAGAAGGAGCCACCAGGCCGAAGAAGAGATTTATTGTACAAACAG GTTCAGCTCTGGATGAAAGAAGCTGAAAGCACCAAAGGACTCCTAGCGACGAAAGACATTGAAGACTCCGTCCAGCGTGGTTCCTATTCGTTCGAGCAATGCATAGTACAGTAA
- the Aduk gene encoding unc-51 like kinase 3 homolog Aduk isoform X2: MSLPSVSDYSLLEKLGSGSYATVYKAIKKDGCREVVAIKCVDKSSLSKSAIDNLVTEINLLKILNHEHIVEMRDFFWDDGHIYIVMEYCDAGDLSSFIKKRHKLPEKICRGFLQQLALALRYLRNHDVSHMDLKPQNLLLTRKPQLVLKVGDFGLAQYLSNSEQKFAVRGSPLYMAPEILLKRKYDARVDLWSVGVIMYECLFGKAPYSSGSVQELAEKIKDTRPIELPKGCHVSRGCKDLLLSLLKHDPDQRITFDDFFAHDYLDLAHAPTKENYEKAVELIQQAVKMDTEKNSKEAFYLYCEALRYFIPVLTNETELKRKEILRSHVNNYIKRAEILKASCIEGGSDKDKANPSMIQSVASSNERSSLMYPELWTLSKSTTKMLDGLEIGEVAEQYLAEGSYVHALERFQSCLGILVPLLKKEPPGRRRDLLYKQG, encoded by the exons ATGAGTTTGCCCAGTGTGAGTGATTATTCTTTGCTAGAAAAACTCGGCTCGGGGAGTTATGCGACCGTCTACAAAGCGATCAAAAAG GATGGATGCCGAGAGGTAGTCGCAATCAAATGTGTAGACAAGTCGTCGCTGTCCAAGTCAGCTATCGATAATCTCGTCACGGAGATCAATCTTCTAAAAATTCTGAACCACGAGCATATCGTAGAGATGAGGGACTTTTTCTGGGACGACGG GCATATATACATCGTAATGGAGTACTGCGACGCCGGCGACTTATCGAGTTTTATAAAGAAGAGGCACAAGCTACCCGAAAAAATTTGCCGGGGGTTTCTGCAACAGCTCGCGCTGGCGCTGAGATATTTACGCAATCACGATGTCTCCCACATGGACCTGAAGCCGCAGAACCTACTCTTAACGAGAAAGCCGCAATTGGTGTTAAAAGTCGGAG ACTTCGGTCTCGCTCAATACCTCTCCAATTCCGAGCAAAAATTCGCCGTTCGAGGCTCCCCCCTTTATATGGCGCCGGAAATATTATTGAAACGGAAGTACGATGCCCGTGTCGACCTCTGGAGTGTCGGCGTGATCATGTATGAGTGCCTTTTCGGCAAAGCACCTTACTCCAGCGGTAGTGTCCAAGAATTGGCAGAGAAAATCAAGGACACTCGACCTATAGAG TTGCCAAAAGGATGCCACGTGTCGCGCGGGTGCAAGGATTTATTGCTGTCCTTGCTTAAACACGATCCTGACCAGAGGATAacgttcgatgatttctttgccCATGACTATTTGGATTTGGCGCACGCGCCGACAAAGGAGAATTACGAGAAGGCAGTGGAGTTGATCCAGCAGGCGGTAAAAATGGACACGGAGAAGAATTCAAAGGAAGCGTTTTATCTTTACTGCGAAGCGCTTAGATACTTCATTCCTGTTTTAACAA ATGAGACTGAACTAAAACGGAAAGAGATTTTAAGGTCACACGTAAATAATTACATTAAGAGGGCTGAAATACTAAAAGCTTCGTGTATCGAGGGTGGTAGCGACAAGGACAAAGCGAACCCCTCGATGATCCAGAGTGTGGCATCCTCGAACGAACGATCATCGTTAATGTATCCTGAACTAT GGACACTTAGCAAAAGTACCACCAAAATGCTAGACGGATTGGAGATAGGAGAAGTGGCCGAACAGTATCTTGCCGAAGGAAGCTACGTGCACGCGTTGGAAAGGTTTCAGTCTTGCTTGGGGATTTTGGTACCGCTGCTAAAGAAGGAGCCACCAGGCCGAAGAAGAGATTTATTGTACAAACAG GGTTGA
- the Aduk gene encoding unc-51 like kinase 3 homolog Aduk isoform X4, translating to MRDFFWDDGHIYIVMEYCDAGDLSSFIKKRHKLPEKICRGFLQQLALALRYLRNHDVSHMDLKPQNLLLTRKPQLVLKVGDFGLAQYLSNSEQKFAVRGSPLYMAPEILLKRKYDARVDLWSVGVIMYECLFGKAPYSSGSVQELAEKIKDTRPIELPKGCHVSRGCKDLLLSLLKHDPDQRITFDDFFAHDYLDLAHAPTKENYEKAVELIQQAVKMDTEKNSKEAFYLYCEALRYFIPVLTNETELKRKEILRSHVNNYIKRAEILKASCIEGGSDKDKANPSMIQSVASSNERSSLMYPELWTLSKSTTKMLDGLEIGEVAEQYLAEGSYVHALERFQSCLGILVPLLKKEPPGRRRDLLYKQVQLWMKEAESTKGLLATKDIEDSVQRGSYSFEQCIVQ from the exons ATGAGGGACTTTTTCTGGGACGACGG GCATATATACATCGTAATGGAGTACTGCGACGCCGGCGACTTATCGAGTTTTATAAAGAAGAGGCACAAGCTACCCGAAAAAATTTGCCGGGGGTTTCTGCAACAGCTCGCGCTGGCGCTGAGATATTTACGCAATCACGATGTCTCCCACATGGACCTGAAGCCGCAGAACCTACTCTTAACGAGAAAGCCGCAATTGGTGTTAAAAGTCGGAG ACTTCGGTCTCGCTCAATACCTCTCCAATTCCGAGCAAAAATTCGCCGTTCGAGGCTCCCCCCTTTATATGGCGCCGGAAATATTATTGAAACGGAAGTACGATGCCCGTGTCGACCTCTGGAGTGTCGGCGTGATCATGTATGAGTGCCTTTTCGGCAAAGCACCTTACTCCAGCGGTAGTGTCCAAGAATTGGCAGAGAAAATCAAGGACACTCGACCTATAGAG TTGCCAAAAGGATGCCACGTGTCGCGCGGGTGCAAGGATTTATTGCTGTCCTTGCTTAAACACGATCCTGACCAGAGGATAacgttcgatgatttctttgccCATGACTATTTGGATTTGGCGCACGCGCCGACAAAGGAGAATTACGAGAAGGCAGTGGAGTTGATCCAGCAGGCGGTAAAAATGGACACGGAGAAGAATTCAAAGGAAGCGTTTTATCTTTACTGCGAAGCGCTTAGATACTTCATTCCTGTTTTAACAA ATGAGACTGAACTAAAACGGAAAGAGATTTTAAGGTCACACGTAAATAATTACATTAAGAGGGCTGAAATACTAAAAGCTTCGTGTATCGAGGGTGGTAGCGACAAGGACAAAGCGAACCCCTCGATGATCCAGAGTGTGGCATCCTCGAACGAACGATCATCGTTAATGTATCCTGAACTAT GGACACTTAGCAAAAGTACCACCAAAATGCTAGACGGATTGGAGATAGGAGAAGTGGCCGAACAGTATCTTGCCGAAGGAAGCTACGTGCACGCGTTGGAAAGGTTTCAGTCTTGCTTGGGGATTTTGGTACCGCTGCTAAAGAAGGAGCCACCAGGCCGAAGAAGAGATTTATTGTACAAACAG GTTCAGCTCTGGATGAAAGAAGCTGAAAGCACCAAAGGACTCCTAGCGACGAAAGACATTGAAGACTCCGTCCAGCGTGGTTCCTATTCGTTCGAGCAATGCATAGTACAGTAA
- the Aduk gene encoding unc-51 like kinase 3 homolog Aduk isoform X5: MEYCDAGDLSSFIKKRHKLPEKICRGFLQQLALALRYLRNHDVSHMDLKPQNLLLTRKPQLVLKVGDFGLAQYLSNSEQKFAVRGSPLYMAPEILLKRKYDARVDLWSVGVIMYECLFGKAPYSSGSVQELAEKIKDTRPIELPKGCHVSRGCKDLLLSLLKHDPDQRITFDDFFAHDYLDLAHAPTKENYEKAVELIQQAVKMDTEKNSKEAFYLYCEALRYFIPVLTNETELKRKEILRSHVNNYIKRAEILKASCIEGGSDKDKANPSMIQSVASSNERSSLMYPELWTLSKSTTKMLDGLEIGEVAEQYLAEGSYVHALERFQSCLGILVPLLKKEPPGRRRDLLYKQVQLWMKEAESTKGLLATKDIEDSVQRGSYSFEQCIVQ, translated from the exons ATGGAGTACTGCGACGCCGGCGACTTATCGAGTTTTATAAAGAAGAGGCACAAGCTACCCGAAAAAATTTGCCGGGGGTTTCTGCAACAGCTCGCGCTGGCGCTGAGATATTTACGCAATCACGATGTCTCCCACATGGACCTGAAGCCGCAGAACCTACTCTTAACGAGAAAGCCGCAATTGGTGTTAAAAGTCGGAG ACTTCGGTCTCGCTCAATACCTCTCCAATTCCGAGCAAAAATTCGCCGTTCGAGGCTCCCCCCTTTATATGGCGCCGGAAATATTATTGAAACGGAAGTACGATGCCCGTGTCGACCTCTGGAGTGTCGGCGTGATCATGTATGAGTGCCTTTTCGGCAAAGCACCTTACTCCAGCGGTAGTGTCCAAGAATTGGCAGAGAAAATCAAGGACACTCGACCTATAGAG TTGCCAAAAGGATGCCACGTGTCGCGCGGGTGCAAGGATTTATTGCTGTCCTTGCTTAAACACGATCCTGACCAGAGGATAacgttcgatgatttctttgccCATGACTATTTGGATTTGGCGCACGCGCCGACAAAGGAGAATTACGAGAAGGCAGTGGAGTTGATCCAGCAGGCGGTAAAAATGGACACGGAGAAGAATTCAAAGGAAGCGTTTTATCTTTACTGCGAAGCGCTTAGATACTTCATTCCTGTTTTAACAA ATGAGACTGAACTAAAACGGAAAGAGATTTTAAGGTCACACGTAAATAATTACATTAAGAGGGCTGAAATACTAAAAGCTTCGTGTATCGAGGGTGGTAGCGACAAGGACAAAGCGAACCCCTCGATGATCCAGAGTGTGGCATCCTCGAACGAACGATCATCGTTAATGTATCCTGAACTAT GGACACTTAGCAAAAGTACCACCAAAATGCTAGACGGATTGGAGATAGGAGAAGTGGCCGAACAGTATCTTGCCGAAGGAAGCTACGTGCACGCGTTGGAAAGGTTTCAGTCTTGCTTGGGGATTTTGGTACCGCTGCTAAAGAAGGAGCCACCAGGCCGAAGAAGAGATTTATTGTACAAACAG GTTCAGCTCTGGATGAAAGAAGCTGAAAGCACCAAAGGACTCCTAGCGACGAAAGACATTGAAGACTCCGTCCAGCGTGGTTCCTATTCGTTCGAGCAATGCATAGTACAGTAA